One Gammaproteobacteria bacterium genomic window, TAGTCGGGCGGTTGTGTTATTCGTTGCGCAGGAATGAGTCCGGGTCTTCAGGCAGGATCTGCCCGCCATCGACCACAATTGCCTGGCCGGTAACAAACTTGGCCTGGTCGGAAGCGAGGTACACCATCGCGTAGCCGATGTCGGCGGTATCACCGAGATCACCAACCGGGATCACCTTAGCGACTTCCTTGGCACCGTCCTCACCGTAGAGTTCTTTGAGGCTGTCGGTCAGAATATTGCCGGGACTGACCGCGTTGACTGTAATGCCGTCTTTGGCCAGTTCCAGTGACGCTGCCTTGATGAATGCATTCACACCACCTTTGCTGGCGGAGTAGGCTGCAAGTCGGGCTTGAGCCACGTTAGGACCAGTGATCGAGGAGGTGAAGAGAATCCGACCCCACTGCTGTTGTCGCATGATCGGAATACAGGGTTTTGTCAGCAGGAAGCACGATCTCAGATTGGTGTTTAGGGTGTCGTCCCAGACCTCGGTGGGCATCTCCTCCATCAGTAGATCCGGATATATACCCGCGTTGTGGCACATGATGTCCAGTTGACCATAAGCACCGACAACGTGTTCAATGAGTGCCCGGCAATCATCTTCCTCGCGAATGTCCGCCTGAAAGAACTCAGATCGGCCGCCGCTGTTGTTGATTGACTGAACCACCGTATTACCATCGTCCTTGGAGCGGGCAGCGCAGATCACGGTTGCGCCCTCGTCAGCGAACACCCGGGCGATGCCCGCTCCGATGCCACGGCTTGCACCTGTGACCACTGCGATCTTGCCTGCAATCGATATACCCATCTGAATCAACTCCGTTGATCGTATTGTGTTAAGGAAAGCCCCTGTCTCTTTGTCTCATTGGCTTGGTTGTTATAGCACGGTAGTCGACGAAGACATGTTATGACCATTAATCGAGTTCGATGTCTGATTCCAAGCATTGGACTACAAACCCCACCGGTACCTCCAGTTCAGATGCGATATGGTTTAGCAGATCTCTTTCAGCATCCGAGATCGGCTGTTCAGTAGCAGCAACGACACACAGGTCGCGCAGTACCTGCATGCGTTGGGTATGACTGGCTCGAATTTTGACTTCAGCGGTTCTGCGCGGCAGATCTTCTTTAAGCCGGTCAGAGTCTAGTGTGTCGAGCGAGTAAGCCTCACCCAGGTAACGCTTTAGAGTGTCGCGTTCTTTTTTGCTGATGCCCTCATAGGTGTTAGCAATGACAACCGCAGCAGCAAGAAAAAGATCGCGCATCGCGCGGCTGCTGTCTGTCTTACCTTGCAGGTAATCCGGCTCCATCAGGCTCATGACCTGATGTACTTGGTCTTCCAGTGTTGATTTATCTATACCAGTGGCCGCCATCAGGTCAGATTCATGAAAAAGCTTCAGTGCCTTGACTCGTAAGGGACTGAACGGATGGGTTGAGAACCAGTCCTGTTTAGGTGCACCTTGGCCCGGTTTGTCATCATATGCCAGCATGTCATCGACCTGGGCGAGAAACTCGTGGAGTTCAAACCGCACGACCCGCTCGTCGGTAATGCCAGACGCCAGCTTAAACAGTGCCCGCGCAACACTTTCCAGGTCCTGGGCGCAAAAGGCCCCGGCTCTGTCAGCGGAGATCTCGGCGTAACGGGACCA contains:
- a CDS encoding SDR family oxidoreductase yields the protein MGISIAGKIAVVTGASRGIGAGIARVFADEGATVICAARSKDDGNTVVQSINNSGGRSEFFQADIREEDDCRALIEHVVGAYGQLDIMCHNAGIYPDLLMEEMPTEVWDDTLNTNLRSCFLLTKPCIPIMRQQQWGRILFTSSITGPNVAQARLAAYSASKGGVNAFIKAASLELAKDGITVNAVSPGNILTDSLKELYGEDGAKEVAKVIPVGDLGDTADIGYAMVYLASDQAKFVTGQAIVVDGGQILPEDPDSFLRNE
- a CDS encoding M48 family metallopeptidase, with product MTADAIRCTNDLKLSKTLLARQEIKRLNRSIKRKSEKGKQSATRRHLLATSVRLSPGMAAGVHQKADRCVERLGIDSPLELYAYASPQFNAACFKPEEGRVFIMFSSSLLEAFSDSELLFVMGHELGHHVYDHHKIPIGYLLRGRQPPPADLALDLFAWSRYAEISADRAGAFCAQDLESVARALFKLASGITDERVVRFELHEFLAQVDDMLAYDDKPGQGAPKQDWFSTHPFSPLRVKALKLFHESDLMAATGIDKSTLEDQVHQVMSLMEPDYLQGKTDSSRAMRDLFLAAAVVIANTYEGISKKERDTLKRYLGEAYSLDTLDSDRLKEDLPRRTAEVKIRASHTQRMQVLRDLCVVAATEQPISDAERDLLNHIASELEVPVGFVVQCLESDIELD